From a single Nothobranchius furzeri strain GRZ-AD chromosome 9, NfurGRZ-RIMD1, whole genome shotgun sequence genomic region:
- the LOC129153226 gene encoding uncharacterized protein isoform X1, which yields MSTHQCLHRIWCGTKHLLDKDTSVILCSFTQGSKINMFFYFPSLDTLTSLKQTVTMPSKYANCPICGRPFAALPHHLKRSHKVVNPGERQLLLKLANKRVFYRYEPCPVSGCRYQSSRCDRHLGTCHLELTEELLDWAVQSVQKRVTVRQLADLRATAPHPPMVSQLDQDEDDDPDMWSDEEAEPQASCRGCNTLQRKYEGVKRQLDNLRKTFRLYHRRVAKFERRAGTKITKHLPLPEEEVEVRPSTSRGPKQRPGGRPHAAGRRPPSKRAGEPRSGRTRQREARRSVAIPFSPPSSPASSSSAPSSTSLPPSHPSPPPSRQSRLHAAGRRPPSKRAGEPLSGRTRQREARRSVAIPFSPPSSPASSSSAPSST from the exons ATGAGCACACATCAGTGTTTACACAGGATTTGGTGTGGAACAAAGCATTTACTGGACAAGGACACTTCTGTGATTTTGTGTAGCTTCACACAAGGGTCAAAAATTAACATGTTCTTCTATTTCCCTTCCTTAGACACACTGACATCGTTAAAACAAACCGTAACCATGCCATCCAAATATGCCAACTGCCCCATCTGTGGCCGACCTTTTGCGGCGCTGCCACACCACCTCAAGAGATCCCACAAGGTGGtcaaccccggggagcgtcagcttCTTTTGAAGCTGGCGAACAAGCGGGTGTTCTACCGGTATGAGCCCTGCCCCGTCTCTGGCTGCCGGTACCAGTCATCCAGGTGCGACAGACACCTGGGGACATGCCACCTGGAGCTGACCGAGGAGCTGCTGGACTGGGCTGTTCAGTCGGTCCAGAAACGGGTCACCGTCCGCCAGCTGGCAGACCTCAGGGCCACTGCCCCTCACCCTCCCATGGTGAGCCAGCTGGACCAGGATGAGGACGACGACCCTGACATGTGGTCCGATGAGGAGGCAGAACCGCAGGCCAGCTGTCGGGGCTGCAACACCCTCCAGCGCAAATACGAGGGTGTGAAGCGGCAGCTGGACAACCTGCGCAAGACCTTCCGCCTCTACCACCGGAGGGTGGCCAAGTTCGAGAGGAGGGCTGGGACT aaaataaccAAACACCTCCCTCTACCGGAGGAGGAGGTTGAGGTTCGTCCGTCCACCTCCCGTGGACCAAAGCAGCGGCCGGGAGGACGTCCGCACGCGGCTGGGAGACGCCCGCCCTCCAAGCGGGCCGGAGAACCGCGGTCCGGACGGACTCGTCAGCGAGAGGCCAGAAGAAGCGTGGCCATTCCTTTCTCGCCACCTTCCTCGCCGGCGTCGTCTTCGTctgcaccctcctccacttcactACCACCCTCCCACCCATCACCACCTCCCTCCCGCCAATCACGTCTGCACGCGGCTGGGAGACGCCCGCCCTCCAAGCGGGCCGGAGAACCGCTGTCCGGACGGACTCGTCAGCGAGAGGCCAGAAGAAGCGTGGCCATTCCTTTCTCGCCACCTTCCTCGCCGGCGTCGTCTTCGTCTGCACCCTCCTCCACTTAA
- the LOC129153226 gene encoding uncharacterized protein isoform X2 has translation MAWGREDTGSPTSSTIREVPSSRSPLHQREDEASAAWLDHTLTSLKQTVTMPSKYANCPICGRPFAALPHHLKRSHKVVNPGERQLLLKLANKRVFYRYEPCPVSGCRYQSSRCDRHLGTCHLELTEELLDWAVQSVQKRVTVRQLADLRATAPHPPMVSQLDQDEDDDPDMWSDEEAEPQASCRGCNTLQRKYEGVKRQLDNLRKTFRLYHRRVAKFERRAGTKITKHLPLPEEEVEVRPSTSRGPKQRPGGRPHAAGRRPPSKRAGEPRSGRTRQREARRSVAIPFSPPSSPASSSSAPSSTSLPPSHPSPPPSRQSRLHAAGRRPPSKRAGEPLSGRTRQREARRSVAIPFSPPSSPASSSSAPSST, from the exons ATGGCTTGGGGGAGAGAGGACacgggcagtccaaccagcagcaccatccgtgaggttcccagctcgcggagcccgctacatcaacgggaggacgaagcctcagcagcgtggCTCGATC ACACACTGACATCGTTAAAACAAACCGTAACCATGCCATCCAAATATGCCAACTGCCCCATCTGTGGCCGACCTTTTGCGGCGCTGCCACACCACCTCAAGAGATCCCACAAGGTGGtcaaccccggggagcgtcagcttCTTTTGAAGCTGGCGAACAAGCGGGTGTTCTACCGGTATGAGCCCTGCCCCGTCTCTGGCTGCCGGTACCAGTCATCCAGGTGCGACAGACACCTGGGGACATGCCACCTGGAGCTGACCGAGGAGCTGCTGGACTGGGCTGTTCAGTCGGTCCAGAAACGGGTCACCGTCCGCCAGCTGGCAGACCTCAGGGCCACTGCCCCTCACCCTCCCATGGTGAGCCAGCTGGACCAGGATGAGGACGACGACCCTGACATGTGGTCCGATGAGGAGGCAGAACCGCAGGCCAGCTGTCGGGGCTGCAACACCCTCCAGCGCAAATACGAGGGTGTGAAGCGGCAGCTGGACAACCTGCGCAAGACCTTCCGCCTCTACCACCGGAGGGTGGCCAAGTTCGAGAGGAGGGCTGGGACT aaaataaccAAACACCTCCCTCTACCGGAGGAGGAGGTTGAGGTTCGTCCGTCCACCTCCCGTGGACCAAAGCAGCGGCCGGGAGGACGTCCGCACGCGGCTGGGAGACGCCCGCCCTCCAAGCGGGCCGGAGAACCGCGGTCCGGACGGACTCGTCAGCGAGAGGCCAGAAGAAGCGTGGCCATTCCTTTCTCGCCACCTTCCTCGCCGGCGTCGTCTTCGTctgcaccctcctccacttcactACCACCCTCCCACCCATCACCACCTCCCTCCCGCCAATCACGTCTGCACGCGGCTGGGAGACGCCCGCCCTCCAAGCGGGCCGGAGAACCGCTGTCCGGACGGACTCGTCAGCGAGAGGCCAGAAGAAGCGTGGCCATTCCTTTCTCGCCACCTTCCTCGCCGGCGTCGTCTTCGTCTGCACCCTCCTCCACTTAA
- the LOC129156088 gene encoding uncharacterized protein, producing the protein MGLHKKFPDHNKMLVDSPLEPPKSFEEFISVFPIALNGQPPTKIQRTDAGFNADRCFYDKWRATQFSKRERYMLSKFYRHPPTVSKVTKLIQREGWTANYPQPEDIVGKWKPAPKCQLKEDPRILKRVVDQKWSGIAIKDFEDKRGQGVVATRRFVRGSVICDYH; encoded by the exons ATGGGCTTGCATAAAAAATTCCCAGACCACAACAAAATGCTGGTTGACTCACCTCTGGAGCCTCCAAAGAGCTTTGAAGAGTTCATCTCTGTTTTTCCCATTGCACTGAATGGGCAACCACCTACCAAAATTCAGCGGACTGATGCAGGCTTTAATGCAGATCGCTGTTTTTATGATAAGTGGAGGGCCACTCAGTTTTCAAAACGGGAACGTTACATGTTGT CTAAATTTTACAGACATCCTCCTACCGTCTCCAAGGTAACAAAGTTGATCCAACGTGAGGGGTGGACAGCAAACTACCCACAGCCTGAAGATATTGTGGGCAAGTGGAAGCCGGCACCAAAATGTCAACTGAAGGAGGACCCGAGGATTTTAAAGAGGGTTGTGGATCAGAAATGGTCTGGGATCGCTATAAAAGATTTTGAGGACAAACGAGGACAAG GAGTTGTTGCCACCAGACGATTCGTGAGAGGATCTGTCATCTGCGATTATCACTGA
- the LOC107382035 gene encoding uncharacterized protein, with protein MEEYLDDYRAFLRGIHKSKKQIDNVASKVMRIRRFLNFMAVGALRLWDWSFLTRTERVMEYFKETPPPHCRLKGAQITAVMRAILQCITPLLRDVSVHQMKVKEAKQMRVVSVADLNLCRQHCRDKIPQLLERLETEPTDNKGRYRFFLVLGDIHRLHLRTQDGRHRQHDCDGALFLASLTPRCPLLQIAEHKTNRFFGCTQVFFHPDEFSWMERWLAIRRQLKPEGDLFFFGATAQPNKNLVRYMQAACEEMGLSGNPTFTDLRTGAKERHVPQVRELISATMCHDVRMADTFYAVVLDPAKCAALRGMFEQATYTQEDPAPLDMSLESRTDPRTEDTSGLTHQLPPVRKTQRRRDRSSSTETETEGHMSYQESGSSESAEEEGDHDHPGQSTPVRGTQPEPTTPELPVEPPPLATSTPVRGAQQEPTAPQLPVKPSEAGQPQEPEPYMGPSKITRRSHKPVLRQFPKVVLGPLKITAKKKKEQARQLPRFKSKKCL; from the exons ATGG AAGAGTACCTGGACGACTACCGGGCTTTCCTCCGAGGCATACACAAGTCCAAAAAACAGATCGACAATGTGGCCTCAAAGGTAATGCGGATCAGGAGGTTCCTCAATTTCATGGCGGTGGGGGCCCTTCGCCTGTGGGACTGGAGCTTCCTGACGCGGACGGAGCGCGTCATGGA GTACTTTAAAGAAACACCGCCACCTCATTGCCGGCTGAAGGGGGCACAGATAACGGCAGTGATGCGTGCCATCCTGCAGTGCATCACTCCTCTCCTCCGAGACGTGAGTGTGCACCAGATGAAGGTCAAGGAGGCCAAACAGATGCGTGTCGTCTCCGTGGCCGACCTCAACCTCTGCCGGCAGCACTGCCGTGACAAGATTCCTCAGCTGCTGG AACGACTCGAGACCGAACCCACAGACAATAAAGGCCGCTACCGGTTTTTTCTGGTACTTGGCGACATTCATCGCCTCCATTTACGGACACAGGACGGGCGTCATCGCCAACATGACTGTGACGGAG CTTTGTTTCTCGCAAGTTTAACGCCAAGGTGTCCTCTGCTGCAGATCGCGGAACACAAAACCAATCGTTTTTTTGGCTGCACCCAGGTCTTCTTCCATCCAGACGAGTTCTCCTGGATGGAGAGGTGGCTGGCCATAAGAAGGCAGCTGAAGCCGGAAGGGGACCTGTTCTTCTTCGGGGCAACGGCACAGCCAAACAAAAATCTTGTCCGGTACATGCAGGCGGCGTGTGAGGAGATGGGGCTCTCGGGGAACCCCACCTTCACCGACCTGAGGACCGGT GCAAAGGAAAGGCACGTACCCCAGGTCCGGGAACTCATCTCGGCGACCATGTGCCATGACGTCCGAATGGCGGACACGTTTTATGCCGTCGTCCTGGACCCGGCAAAGTGCGCTGCCTTGCGGGGAATGTTTGAGCAGGCCACTTACACCCAGGAGGACCCGGCTCCTTTGGACATGTCCTTGGAGTCCCGGACAGATCCCAGAACCGAGGACACCTCCGGCCTCACTCATCAGCTCCCTCCGGTGAGGAAGACTCAGCGGCGGCGGGACAGAAGCAGCAGCACAGAAACGGAGACTGAAGGGCACATGAGCTACCAAGAGAGCGGTAGCTCTGAGTCTGCCGAGGAGGAAGGAGACCACGACCATCCTGGT CAAAGCACACCTGTCAGAGGCACCCAGCCGGAGCCCACCACCCCAGAGCTGCCGGTGGAACCTCCTCCTCTTGCT ACAAGCACACCTGTCAGAGGCGCGCAGCAGGAGCCCACCGCCCCACAGCTGCCAGTGAAACCTTCTGAG GCTGGACAACCACAGGAGCCTGAGCCGTACATGGGGCCATCT AAAATAACCAGACGAAGCCACAAGCCAGTGTTG CGTCAGTTTCCGAAAGTAGTCCTGGGCCCTCTTAAAATCACGGCcaagaagaagaaggagcagGCAAGGCAGTTGCCCCGTTTTAAATCAAAAAAGTGTTTGTAG